Within Citrus sinensis cultivar Valencia sweet orange chromosome 1, DVS_A1.0, whole genome shotgun sequence, the genomic segment tataaaagattacatgtctcttcctctttctatttaaattcaataatatttaaccattaataataattaattataaatcttgaaacatttatttattttattatgccaacaattaaactttagtggcttaaatatatcaattaattaatataggaaggaatgttccttcatcttcccccAGCAATGCCATTAGGGTCTAATTTTAATgctataatctcatatttaattatgcaaccttttgtttagtgccttttggcttcttcaaactctataaatattaagtagttaagatttgtggcattattatttctcatctttttatattctctattatctaatatattggttgagattaaaaaataattacattacaaaatattaaaaatagaaaataattaatagattacAAATGATTACATGTcccttcctctttctatttaaattcaacaatatgtaaccattaataataaattaattataagttttgaaacattcatttattttattaagccaacaactaaactttagtggtttaaaatacatcaactaattaatataggaaggaatgtTCATTCATCTTCCATAACCAATGCCACTAggacctaattttaatgtcataatcccatatttaattatgcaaccttttatttagtgtcttttgccttcttcaaactctataaatattaagcatttaagatttattatgtttgggatttttatttatttaaccaacatcctctttagaaatgttcttgtgtttttattttttgacttatttaaatttttagtattgtgtgcttcatggagtactcttttctttatgagttaaacaatgataaagataATTGGATGATAAGGGTTAGGTTTTGTAAGATGTGAGAGTCTGTTAATaccaagaaaaatagagagttgattagtgtgaacataatttttattgatgaaaaggttgtgtacacttaactatacacattaatatatatttttaatgttaacaaaaaaataattaactttcataaataacattagtttttttttttataagattgcctcatctttaaaaaaaaaattcatattttttatcagtttcatcaagtgtaaagtaagaaaaaaaaataatactaaatgattttttcaaagccgcgtgaagcgcggttctattttctagtctatatataaagttgggactagaggaggtgatgtggcatcactatttctcatcttcttgtattctctattatctaataaattggttgatattaaaaaaataattacattacaaaatattaaaaataaaaaaaaataattattagattataaaagattacatgtctcttcctctttctatttaaattcaataatatttaaccattaataataattaattataaatcttgaaaattttatttattttattatgccaacaattaaactttagtggcttaaatatatcaattaattaatataggaatgaatgttccttcatcttcccccAACAATGCCATTAAGGTCTAATTTTAATgctataatctcatatttaattatgcaaccttttgtttagtgccttttgactttttcaaactctataaatattaagtagttaagatttgtggcattattatttctcatatttttatattctctattatctaatatattggttgagattaaaaaataattacattacaaaatattaaaaatagaaaacaattaatagattacaaaagattacatgtcccttcctctttctatttaaattcaacaatatgtaaccattaataataaattaattataagttttgaaacattcacttattttattaagccaacatctaaactttagtggtttaaaatacatcaactaattaatataggaaggaaggtTCATTCATCTTCCCTAACCAATGCCACTAggacctaattttaatgtcataatcccaaatttaattatgcaacattttatttagtgtcttttggcttcttcaaactctataaaattaagcatttaagatttattatgtttgggtttttttttatttaaccaacatcctctttagaaatgttcttgtgtttttattttttgacttatttaaatttttagtattgtgtgcttcatggagtgcttttttctttatgagttaaacaatgataaagataATTGGATGATAAGGGTTAGGTTTTGTAAGATGTGGGAGTCTGTTAATaccaagaaaaatagagagttgattagtgtgaacataatttttattaatgaaaaagttgtgtacacttaactatacacattaatatatatttttaatgttaacaaaaaaataattaactttcataaataacattaattttataaggctacgtcatcttaaaaaaaataattaatatttttttattaattttataaaatgtaaaataataaaaaataataatactaaattatttttttaaaaccgcACGAAGTGCGGTACTATTTCCtagttatttatataaagAAAGGAAGCGGGAGTGGATGGGGGACGTGGACGTGGATGTGGATGTGGATGAATcaatagaaagaaaagaggTCCCCGACCAAACTAAAGTAGTAAAACAATGCTATTTTGTGAAATGTCCAGAACCGCCCTCTTAGTTGAAAAAGTTCAAGAGACTTCTTCATTTCCTCTTGTTCTTCttcctttcaaaaataaagaaaacagaagaaaatatttaaaggtCCCATCAATCAGTAACCCTTTAGAGGTGCagacaaacaaacaaacgTCTTcccccacccaaaaaaaaaaaaaagttattctCTAGCCTTGGTTGCTTCTTAATGACGTAGGTAgtaacataattaatattataaaaaattgaccATAAGAAATGGTTTTCACGTACGTTCATACCTGAGGTACGTTCATACCTGAGACAGGGAGCGTAGGCCTTCTTCATCGTAGAGATAGGCGAAAAGCCGGTGATGATGATCAATTTCTCATATCTAAGCGGGGgttttatcttaatttctccctcttttaGAAGTTAGGTACTTATTCTCTCAATGAATCATTATCGTCACCTCGAAAGGCAGCCGTTCTGTTTCTCAACCTCTTTTAGTACCACTTCGTAAATTAGTAAGTATTCGGTACTCCTATTCTGCTTCTGAGAGAGGTTCTgattccatttttctttcttcaaagGGTGTATATactatttcttatttttcagttCGTAGTAACCCTTGCTCACTGGACTCTTTCGAAGACTCTTATCACTgtgtttttcctttataattattatgttataaCTGGTTCTGGTTCTGTTGTTACTCGTGCTTTTTGTCCTTTGTTGGTTCTCTTCTCTTACTCAACATGTTAGTTgctgaataaataaaattaagtgaaCTTCGTTTCAACCCATGTCCTGTTGATACCTatatattttcctttattgttttgaacaatcaaaattcaaaattgatatGAGAAGTATGGGGTCTCTGAAACAAGGGGTGGTTTCCAGAAGAAAATTACTGGTTGGattgttgctgttgttttacttttatgGTGGTGTGTTGTTAATAATGGATTGTGTGGTGGTGGTGAGTGGAATTGGAGTGAATTGGGGAACACAGGCAACACACCCTTTGCCGCCTTCAACTGTGGTGAGGATGTTAAAAGATAATGGAATTGACAGGGTTAAGCTATTCGATGCTGATTCCAAGTATTTGAATGCACTTGCTAATTCTGGGATTCAAGTGATGGTGGGTATTCCCAATGAGATGCTCTCTACTCTTGCCAGCAGTGTCCAAGCCGCTGAAAATTGGGTTGCTAAGAATGTCTCTTCTCATGTCTCCTCCAATGGCGTCGACATCAGGTAAACTCCCAACCCTCCCTCCCTCCCTCCCTCCCTCCCTCCCTCttgcttttactttttacCTACAAAGCGTCCTCAGTTCAATTCAATCTCTTGTAAACTCAATTTCAGCTGCTTCTGGTAAAGGTAAAGGTGGTAATAGCCAACTTAGCGGCACAAATTCAAGTTGgaaattagataattaatgaGATGCTGTGTGATGATTAGTAGGTGTTTTGATGACGGGCCTTTTTCTCCCCTACCCCCTCCCATcatgatttaaatttattggttTCTATTAACTATATTCTTCCTTCGTGTCTAGGTATGTTGCAGTTGGAAATGAACCGTTTCTTCCGACATTCAATGGAACCttcattggaacaacccttcCTGCTCTTCAAAATATTCAGGCAGCTCTCATAAAAGCTGGATTAGGCACTCGAATAAAAGTCACCGTCCCCCTCAATGCTGATGTTTACCAAAGTCAATCTAACCTTCCTTCTGAAGGTGATTTGCGGACAGACATTCATGATCTCATGCTACAGATTCTCAAGTTTTTAAGTGACAACGGTGGTCCATTTACCGTTAACATTTACCCGTTTATAAGCCTCTATAAAGATCCCAGTTTCCCCATTGACTTTGCTTTCTTTGACAGCAATTCATCTCCAATTAATGATAATGGAAGAGTCTATGAAAATGTGTTTGATGCGAATTATGATACGCTTGTATGGGCGTTACAGAAAAATGGATTTGGTAACTTGTCCATTATTGTTGGAGAGATTGGATGGCCTACTGACGGGGACAAAAACGCAAATCTAAAGTTTGCCCAGCGGTTCAACCAAGGTTTCATGTCACGAGTCAATGCTGGAAAGGGAACCCCAATGCGATCTGGTGCTATTGATGCGTACTTATTTAGTCTCATAGATGAAGATGCCAAAAGCATTCAGCCAGGGAATTTTGAACGGCATTGGGGCTTACTTTACTTTGATGGACAACCCAAGTACCAGCTTAGCCTTGGAAATGGAAGGAATGGTTTGGTAGCAGCTAAGGATGTACATTATCTTGCCCAGAAATGGTGTGTTATGTCACCCTCCGCAAGCCTTGATGACCCACAAGTTGCTGCTAGTGTGAGTTATGCTTGTGGAAATGCTGATTGCACAAGTCTTGGATATGGAACTTCCTGTGGGAATTTGGACGCTCGTGGGAACATTTCATATGCATTCAACAGCTACTACCAGATAAATAATCAGCTTGACAGTGCATGCAGGTTTCCAAACCTTTCGGCTGTTACCACCACAAATCCATCCACAGGGGATTGCCTATTCAGGATCATGATCAAAACAGATACTACCGCAGGCGCAGGGGAGAGGAGATTATCAAGGTCTGTTGGTCTGCTGGCATACATATTGACATTCGTGtttataattatgtaaatatcaGAGCTTCAGTGCATTTGAGttcaatctttatttttacttttcaagagaataaattgaatatcTGAGGTTCAAAACTCACACTCGTCAAGTGGACGTTCGGTATAAAATTTCCATAGCGAAACAATTGGCCTATTTAGagtgataatttaaaacaagacGAAAGATTAATCTTGCCAGAGCTTTAGTTCAGAATATGACTCGGATTTCATTTAAAACCAACATAGCATCAATATTATGCTCcactatattattaaatgcTCTACCTTTTATGcaatataaaatgaattttccaTACACTATTATTCCATGCTCAGATTCATCAACGTACGTATAGGTCCCTTTCGCTTTGAATCCTATCCTTGTTTAATTCTCAGTTCCAGAAGGAGCAGCACCTTGGTAACTATTAGCCTGCGGAACTGCCAGAACTGTAGAGGCAAAAAAGCTTTCTGATGGCTTTAATGCTCTCTTCTTCTATTTTTGGCCGCAGTCCTTCCTAATTTGTCGATAAAAGGAAATTGCAGTCTCTGGTTTGCATAATGTCAATGGACAGACAATTATTTACTGAGAAGCAGATAtttattgtataaaaaatGCAACCCTCTACATATCAAGGCATAGGGAGTTCCATATTTGTGGCCAATTTGAGAGCACTGTTTTATATGTTCTCCAGGTAGAGGACTTTCCAATaaaaacaggaaaaaaaagggtaaataaaaaaaagtacgaCTTgctctaaatattttatacctTTCCCCACATGAAAAACTTGTAATACCAAACCCCATTCACAATTCCATTAATTACTCGTTTATGGAACAAATGTTTAGTTCGATTAATCCTCTTATCCCGTCAGTCAAAGATCATGTATAAAAGAGCATCTGTATAAGCATGCTCATaatactcttttattattctatgtatatttagttatttaaaatCGAATATAACATTCGGTTCTTATTACCCACTTTCGAAATTTTACATTTGCTCTATTCTAATTCAAAAACTAAGTCATTCTTATTGGATCGACATCGGTCCAGTCCAAAACCTCGCGAATTGATTTTTACGATGCTTCTCTAATCCATAAATATGtaaagttacaaaaataacttatttattttattattaatcaacAATACCAAAAGTGGGTTACCGGGGACCATTGAATATGATTCTTCAACTTGCATCAGGTTAAAAGCAAGAAACATATTTGCACTATCTCcatcttcaaataaaatattttttcgaGGGAGAAAATACCAATTCAaactaaatgaattaaaagggATCTTATTGTTTGTATCGAGATTCgagattataaatttattcaggCACACAAATCGAAGAGTCACTTGTCAGTTTCTAGAATTAATTGAACGAATAACACTTTTACCGCTAAACTAAATTGGCTATAATGcgtttgttataaaaaaacgTTTGTTTTTGGATAAGAATAAGATACAGGTGTTggttaaataaatcaatggaGAGCTCTAGTACTACTAATAATCCCAATGTAGGCTAAGAACTATTAAactactaatatttttttttccctagaGCGAGTTCGCACGCCAACTGTAGCAGCACCATCCACTAAAACTTGGCCGTTTTTAATGCATTTATCCAGCCCAGCCAACCCTACACATACATAAACATAGGGAGTTCCATGTTTGTGGCCAATTCAAG encodes:
- the LOC102629402 gene encoding glucan endo-1,3-beta-glucosidase 5, producing the protein MRSMGSLKQGVVSRRKLLVGLLLLFYFYGGVLLIMDCVVVVSGIGVNWGTQATHPLPPSTVVRMLKDNGIDRVKLFDADSKYLNALANSGIQVMVGIPNEMLSTLASSVQAAENWVAKNVSSHVSSNGVDIRYVAVGNEPFLPTFNGTFIGTTLPALQNIQAALIKAGLGTRIKVTVPLNADVYQSQSNLPSEGDLRTDIHDLMLQILKFLSDNGGPFTVNIYPFISLYKDPSFPIDFAFFDSNSSPINDNGRVYENVFDANYDTLVWALQKNGFGNLSIIVGEIGWPTDGDKNANLKFAQRFNQGFMSRVNAGKGTPMRSGAIDAYLFSLIDEDAKSIQPGNFERHWGLLYFDGQPKYQLSLGNGRNGLVAAKDVHYLAQKWCVMSPSASLDDPQVAASVSYACGNADCTSLGYGTSCGNLDARGNISYAFNSYYQINNQLDSACRFPNLSAVTTTNPSTGDCLFRIMIKTDTTAGAGERRLSRSVGLLAYILTFVFIIM